Proteins found in one Bacillus sp. BGMRC 2118 genomic segment:
- a CDS encoding DinB family protein — protein sequence MKAYLVIGMMGINYQVIIRNQCEILLLRIINWRDCMITERPLSHEYDKYYERYITLVPSGDLVQIYSEQLSTFHSLLSGLTEDKAEFRFEEGKWSIKEIVGHLCDAERMLSYVTFQMIRKDDNLISSINFNDYVIRGNYHNRSILNLLEEFKSVRKSTISLINTIRNEDLQLGSTFRQHPLTVLAAVCIIVGHVEHHMRILRKCYRI from the coding sequence TTGAAAGCATATCTTGTAATAGGTATGATGGGTATAAATTATCAGGTAATCATTCGGAATCAATGTGAAATTCTTTTATTGAGAATTATTAATTGGAGGGATTGTATGATAACAGAGCGTCCACTTTCTCATGAGTATGACAAGTATTACGAACGGTATATAACATTAGTACCTTCAGGTGATTTAGTTCAGATTTATTCTGAACAGTTGTCTACTTTTCATTCACTTCTTTCAGGGCTAACAGAAGATAAGGCTGAATTCCGTTTTGAAGAAGGAAAGTGGAGTATAAAAGAAATTGTGGGACATCTATGTGATGCCGAACGGATGCTAAGTTATGTGACCTTCCAGATGATTCGAAAAGACGATAATCTTATTTCCTCGATAAATTTTAATGACTATGTTATTCGGGGAAACTACCATAACAGATCGATTTTAAACCTGTTAGAAGAATTCAAATCTGTCAGAAAATCTACCATCTCTTTAATTAATACCATAAGAAATGAAGATTTGCAGTTAGGCAGTACATTTAGACAACACCCCCTTACAGTTCTCGCAGCAGTTTGTATTATAGTAGGGCATGTTGAACATCACATGAGGATTTTACGGAAGTGTTATCGTATTTAA
- a CDS encoding SMI1/KNR4 family protein: MVIEEILLGLKKRLVDNKMLVQSSKGYVYEAEFYFNDPATGKLIEEFQKTTPFLLPNDYRNFLSVHNGFTIFKGEFEGQIELYRLEDIQKEYHVFRDAFYHYLVEEKQDSYPIGYYTDIGMLMINNEKVKQGLSDYLWITSIDDIDLNTSFEVWLDRAIMSQGNHYWSWGRSSDCC; the protein is encoded by the coding sequence TTGGTTATTGAGGAAATCCTGCTAGGGTTAAAGAAAAGGTTAGTAGATAATAAAATGTTAGTTCAAAGCTCGAAAGGTTATGTGTATGAAGCTGAATTTTATTTCAATGACCCAGCAACAGGGAAATTAATAGAAGAATTTCAAAAAACAACACCATTTTTATTACCGAATGACTATCGTAACTTTCTAAGTGTTCATAACGGGTTCACCATATTTAAAGGGGAATTTGAGGGACAAATCGAGCTTTATCGGTTAGAAGACATTCAGAAGGAGTATCATGTTTTTCGTGATGCTTTTTATCACTATTTAGTAGAAGAGAAACAAGATTCATATCCAATAGGTTATTACACAGATATTGGTATGCTTATGATTAATAACGAGAAAGTGAAGCAAGGTTTAAGTGACTATTTATGGATTACTAGTATTGACGATATTGATTTAAATACCAGCTTTGAAGTTTGGTTAGACCGAGCAATTATGTCTCAAGGCAATCATTATTGGAGCTGGGGAAGAAGTTCTGATTGTTGTTGA
- a CDS encoding erythromycin esterase family protein gives MNFTKMKSFLLVVTIFFIVLLSGCGRGEAIDVAEQYITTIDQINIPDEVKVIGMGEATHGNREFQELKRDVFEVLVKNENFRVFVLEGDFGAGQHINQFILNGNGTAEEAVNALDYPIYYTKQMIELVQWMHDYNKTVNEDRKVYFYGNDMQRYDYSKKGVLDYYKVVNAESLKTYSKQLEHVSNESMRELTSEQLRKTNETIESILLDLESNKMSYEELSSTESYLFALQNAEVMKQRTNLFLNDGDYTKLRDRYLSENLQWIVEHEAARGNDKVFVTGHNGHIEKTSASLAGYKSMGNYLEEIYGEQYFAIGTDFIKSEFQAKNGSSGERKNYTLENHNKLVDAFREVESNIFYVDFENASQSVELLDIISSEVKMANIGDEFRSWYKFIKTFYTIEMVPNEAYDSVIIVKTATPTNVIE, from the coding sequence ATGAATTTTACTAAAATGAAATCTTTTTTGTTAGTAGTTACAATTTTTTTCATCGTTTTATTATCTGGATGTGGAAGAGGTGAAGCCATTGATGTTGCAGAGCAATACATAACAACGATTGATCAAATCAATATTCCAGATGAGGTAAAGGTTATCGGTATGGGGGAGGCAACTCATGGAAATCGTGAATTTCAAGAGTTGAAGAGGGACGTTTTTGAGGTGTTAGTGAAAAACGAGAATTTTCGGGTTTTTGTTTTAGAAGGTGATTTTGGAGCGGGACAGCACATTAATCAATTCATTTTAAACGGAAATGGTACTGCAGAAGAGGCAGTGAACGCCCTTGATTATCCTATCTATTATACAAAACAAATGATTGAGCTTGTGCAGTGGATGCATGATTATAATAAAACAGTGAATGAGGATAGGAAGGTATATTTTTACGGAAATGATATGCAACGGTATGACTATAGTAAAAAAGGTGTGCTTGACTATTATAAAGTGGTAAATGCGGAGTCGCTTAAAACATATTCAAAACAATTGGAACATGTATCAAATGAAAGTATGCGTGAGTTAACATCAGAACAATTAAGAAAAACCAATGAAACGATAGAAAGCATCCTATTAGACCTGGAATCAAATAAAATGTCCTATGAGGAACTATCGTCTACTGAGTCATATCTCTTTGCATTACAAAATGCCGAGGTCATGAAACAGAGAACGAATTTATTTTTAAACGATGGAGACTATACGAAACTCCGTGATCGGTATTTATCGGAGAATTTACAATGGATTGTTGAACATGAAGCAGCGCGAGGTAATGATAAGGTATTCGTCACGGGCCACAATGGTCACATTGAAAAAACGTCTGCTTCGTTAGCTGGGTACAAATCGATGGGGAATTATTTAGAAGAGATATATGGTGAACAATACTTTGCAATTGGTACTGATTTTATTAAAAGCGAGTTTCAAGCGAAAAATGGTAGCAGTGGTGAACGAAAAAATTATACACTTGAGAATCACAATAAGTTAGTTGATGCGTTCCGTGAAGTGGAGTCAAATATTTTCTATGTTGATTTTGAAAATGCTAGTCAGTCAGTAGAGTTATTAGATATCATCTCAAGTGAGGTAAAGATGGCGAACATTGGAGACGAATTCCGTTCTTGGTATAAATTTATAAAAACGTTTTACACCATTGAAATGGTGCCAAATGAAGCATACGACAGCGTGATTATAGTTAAAACGGCAACACCAACAAATGTCATAGAATAG
- a CDS encoding PAS domain S-box protein, producing the protein MIKLTKSYMFAISLFAISILLILFVYLFEDPLTLLYDQEHHLFIHTLLEMFSVLVCFSICMYAWKAFDDIKNLTLLWLPFIFLAVGTLDFFHLMTYPGMPFFITDSSLEKTGWFWIIARFTASVGLLFLVLSTPRKMTFLKRKILTICTIVFLGLITFIIYKYEKLLPILIISDIGPTQIKNILEYICSLFLLVALIYKARKFIKTKDTSDFELLFALCFLLLSELTLTSYQNISDLYVVLGHIIKTFGYIYILRAYFFSRIQVSFSQKAETERNLNNTQNVLQSVFSHTPDSITIMDIEGRVLNVNQGFETVYGWKEEEVKGRLFREIMPDIQENIDQVISEVSQGKSLIAYETIRQRKDGKKILINMTISPVKNEDGEIIQLAAISRDLTNQKHVEKKLREAELELKQTVRKQQGIIFKFHKLNNQYIHTLCDGELLYELDLKPEDVVGKGLEEVGLKHLYLVFNSFYDHAWEGQDVSFEVKLRDKICFLTLKPIKRNGIVHEVIGSGMDITQLKKTEELLQKSEKLAVVGELAAGLAHEIRNPLTTLKGFTQLISSQDGRVKSNYIELMLSELDRIEMITNEFMAVAKPQVVSYREMNLLKLVDQVIAFSKPQALLYGIELTVNYEVDQTYIYCDGNQLKQVFINLIKNAMEAMPNGGELFLHIKKVEDDKIEISVRDTGIGISKEILPRLGEPFYTLKEKGTGLGLMVSFRIIESHHGTIVFESEENKGTTVKITLPILTKSVIV; encoded by the coding sequence ATGATAAAGCTAACGAAGTCCTACATGTTTGCCATCTCTTTATTTGCTATATCTATATTGTTAATATTATTTGTCTACTTGTTTGAAGACCCTTTAACTCTACTGTATGACCAAGAGCACCATCTATTTATTCACACACTATTAGAAATGTTTAGTGTTCTCGTTTGCTTTTCTATTTGTATGTATGCCTGGAAAGCTTTTGATGACATCAAAAATTTGACTCTGTTATGGCTGCCTTTTATCTTTTTAGCTGTTGGTACTTTAGACTTTTTTCACCTCATGACGTATCCTGGTATGCCATTTTTCATAACAGATAGTTCACTTGAAAAAACCGGCTGGTTTTGGATTATAGCACGTTTTACTGCCTCTGTTGGGCTACTCTTTCTTGTATTATCAACACCTAGAAAGATGACATTTCTAAAAAGAAAGATATTGACTATATGCACCATTGTTTTCTTGGGACTTATTACATTTATTATTTATAAGTATGAAAAACTATTACCGATCCTTATTATTTCTGACATTGGGCCAACTCAAATTAAAAATATACTCGAGTACATATGTAGTCTCTTCCTTCTTGTGGCGTTAATCTATAAAGCTAGGAAATTTATTAAAACAAAAGATACGTCAGATTTTGAGCTTTTATTTGCATTATGCTTTCTTTTGTTAAGTGAACTTACCTTAACTTCTTATCAAAATATTTCGGATTTGTATGTTGTGTTAGGTCATATCATTAAAACCTTTGGATATATTTACATCCTTAGGGCCTATTTCTTCTCGAGAATCCAAGTTTCATTTAGTCAAAAGGCAGAAACGGAAAGAAACTTGAATAATACTCAAAACGTATTACAATCAGTGTTTAGCCATACACCTGATAGTATTACCATAATGGATATAGAGGGAAGAGTATTAAATGTTAATCAAGGATTTGAAACTGTCTACGGATGGAAGGAAGAAGAAGTAAAAGGAAGATTATTTAGAGAGATAATGCCTGATATACAGGAGAATATAGATCAGGTTATTTCAGAGGTTTCACAAGGAAAGAGCCTAATTGCGTATGAAACAATTAGACAAAGAAAAGACGGTAAAAAAATATTAATTAATATGACCATCTCTCCCGTAAAAAATGAAGATGGTGAAATCATTCAATTAGCAGCTATTTCAAGAGATTTAACCAATCAGAAGCATGTGGAAAAGAAGTTGCGTGAAGCTGAATTGGAATTAAAGCAGACCGTGAGGAAACAACAAGGAATCATCTTCAAGTTCCATAAGCTGAATAATCAATATATCCATACGCTTTGTGACGGTGAATTATTATATGAATTAGATTTAAAGCCAGAGGACGTTGTTGGTAAGGGATTAGAAGAAGTAGGTTTGAAGCATCTCTATCTGGTTTTCAACAGCTTTTACGATCATGCTTGGGAAGGGCAGGATGTTTCGTTTGAAGTAAAATTAAGAGATAAGATTTGCTTCTTGACCCTTAAACCTATCAAAAGGAACGGTATTGTGCACGAAGTAATTGGCTCAGGTATGGATATAACCCAACTCAAGAAAACAGAAGAACTTCTCCAAAAATCTGAGAAACTGGCTGTAGTTGGAGAGCTTGCTGCTGGTTTAGCACATGAAATTAGGAACCCCCTTACAACATTAAAGGGATTTACACAATTAATCTCATCTCAAGATGGACGAGTCAAAAGCAATTACATTGAATTGATGTTATCTGAGCTTGATCGAATAGAGATGATTACGAATGAGTTTATGGCAGTTGCCAAGCCTCAAGTGGTCAGTTACCGTGAGATGAATCTACTAAAATTAGTGGACCAGGTGATTGCATTTTCAAAGCCTCAAGCATTGCTATATGGAATTGAACTCACTGTAAATTACGAGGTTGATCAGACTTATATATATTGTGATGGAAATCAACTTAAACAGGTGTTTATTAATTTAATAAAAAATGCAATGGAAGCTATGCCTAATGGAGGGGAACTTTTCCTACACATCAAAAAAGTAGAAGATGATAAAATTGAGATAAGTGTTAGAGATACAGGAATCGGGATTTCCAAAGAGATTCTACCTAGACTAGGAGAACCGTTCTACACACTCAAAGAAAAAGGGACTGGCTTAGGATTGATGGTGAGCTTCCGAATTATTGAATCTCATCACGGGACAATTGTGTTTGAAAGTGAAGAAAACAAAGGAACTACGGTAAAGATTACACTTCCAATACTAACTAAGTCTGTAATTGTATAG
- a CDS encoding MerR family transcriptional regulator, whose translation MKSINVIAKEYGLTTRTLRYYEELGILCSHRVDKGIRHYSKREEAKLKLILRGKSYGFSLEEIKEMVLLFDYDRSGKKQLEKTIEFGGQKLKEIDSKIAELIEIREEIVKTDRLFREKLQLLMEDET comes from the coding sequence ATGAAATCTATTAACGTAATAGCAAAAGAATATGGGCTAACTACACGCACGTTACGCTATTATGAGGAGCTCGGCATATTATGTTCGCACCGAGTAGATAAAGGTATCCGGCATTATTCAAAAAGAGAGGAGGCGAAGTTGAAACTGATTCTTAGGGGGAAATCGTATGGATTTTCACTTGAGGAAATAAAAGAAATGGTATTGCTGTTTGATTATGACCGCTCCGGAAAGAAGCAACTAGAGAAGACAATTGAATTTGGCGGGCAAAAGTTAAAGGAAATTGATAGTAAAATTGCAGAACTTATAGAGATTCGTGAGGAAATTGTGAAAACAGACCGTTTATTTCGTGAAAAATTACAGTTGCTAATGGAGGATGAAACATGA
- a CDS encoding GNAT family N-acetyltransferase, which translates to MIEQGQSLHEMIVLEDGLKLVYQEPKEYIRYYSIYYGQKYADYYFRKSPETLIEIASLFDCGYFIMEDENVIGGVFLKPNFMSDLFVVPPYEDYKGLVHKLLNHLRKISKTEDKIIIREVVEEHVPTYERNGCNVDEVNYWMIRPTQSMEAILPVGYSLRSVLSKDIDDIACLIMKSYKANPVYKQIASKEVYIQHVKEFIERYKSNNVMDECSRVIVDASTTHIVGVCLHMEFEEYPLIMSLAVDPEHQKKGLGRFLLTHSISTSSKGYAATRLAVIKDNPAIKLYEKLGFSRNKSISDMYLK; encoded by the coding sequence ATGATCGAGCAAGGTCAATCTTTACATGAAATGATTGTTTTAGAAGATGGATTGAAATTAGTTTATCAAGAACCGAAAGAATACATTCGATATTATTCCATTTATTATGGACAAAAATATGCAGATTACTATTTTAGAAAGTCACCGGAGACATTAATAGAAATTGCATCCCTTTTTGACTGTGGATATTTCATCATGGAAGATGAAAACGTCATTGGCGGCGTATTCTTAAAACCAAATTTCATGTCAGATTTATTTGTTGTACCACCTTATGAAGATTATAAAGGATTAGTCCACAAACTCTTAAATCATTTACGAAAGATATCGAAGACTGAAGATAAAATTATCATTAGAGAAGTTGTAGAAGAACATGTTCCGACATATGAACGAAACGGTTGCAATGTTGATGAGGTGAATTATTGGATGATTCGTCCAACGCAATCCATGGAGGCAATCCTCCCTGTAGGATATAGTTTAAGATCTGTTTTAAGTAAAGATATAGATGATATAGCATGTCTCATTATGAAATCCTATAAAGCAAATCCAGTTTATAAACAAATCGCATCCAAAGAGGTCTATATTCAACATGTGAAGGAATTTATAGAACGATACAAAAGTAATAATGTTATGGACGAATGTTCGAGAGTTATTGTCGATGCGAGTACTACTCACATCGTTGGTGTTTGCCTACACATGGAATTTGAAGAATACCCTCTTATTATGAGTTTAGCGGTAGATCCTGAACACCAGAAGAAGGGGCTTGGACGATTTTTATTAACTCATTCTATTAGCACATCGAGTAAAGGTTATGCGGCTACCCGATTAGCTGTAATCAAAGACAATCCAGCAATTAAGCTTTATGAGAAGCTTGGATTTAGTAGAAATAAATCTATATCTGATATGTATTTAAAATGA
- a CDS encoding AMP-binding protein, whose product MNISTLLSRHARKYPHNIAVISMGHETTYQALDEEANRLASVLLEAHISKGDKVAIFMPNVREFAALYFAIQRVGAIVVPVNAKFVTSELEYVLTHSDAKALFVHELLMEQAINVQFTGLKVKTGKEIAGWQSYAELVEKANNRAVRCELVEDDDSTLLYTSGTTGNPKGVLLTNRNVLAVSHMIAIEMEVKPESRLLIMMPLTHSAPLNLFFVTAILVGATAVLTPTFTPDLFLDTIETYRTTHFFGAPVAYLLTASNEKVKTADLSSMRYWVYGGAPLSKQEVAYIQGQFQTDRLVCVYGLTEAGPSGTILHAEEHIEKPGSIGRRAPFGTEIRIINENNEDVAPGEIGEVILYGEGNMKEYYKNPAETSKVLIDGWVRSGDLARMDEDGYYYIVDRKKDMIISGGVNIYPKEIEDVVLQHPAIFETAVIGVPHPEWGETVKMIYAAKTELSEQEVRMFLQDKVAAFKIPKIYEQVEALPRNAAGKILKQRLGRNSMQVLANKQQRNNNFYDGDKTLHQILRQKLTPELFEYADQELLSFGERCAGPIDQRAKVTDREGEPRLQRYDAYGEEVSRVIVNEGYLQTVKETYETGIVGYVHKDIPTLNQKGNYVYSFAQGYLLSQAEPGFYCPVTLTMATAYLLDHYASDELKNRFLPHVIATGDVELYEGATFLTERQGGSDVGANTVEARWEEGQWRLYGEKYFASNAGMCGVAMVLARRQDAPNGSKGLTLFAVPWHREDGALNHLRIRRLKDKLGVKAVPSGEVEFEGAISYVVGDPDKGIYYMLEALNLSRICNAAASLGIMKRTLDEALHYTSGRTAFGHTLTDYPMVQETLSTLKAKWHASLIALFDLIERYDKVTKGSAGNEEQLVVRLLIALLKKETAEYAIHFAHESIELHGGNGFIEDLVVARMLRDAQVLTVWEGPANILAHELIRLSKKNAHQTILSQLGSTSHPILKQRVAELQKRFETFVNLPDAIQTLEAKPLMVELTKVFEAVCAVRHGELHGEREQKLARIYIEQYIEKRPFGEVPLAVKYFSQV is encoded by the coding sequence ATGAATATTTCAACTTTATTATCCAGACATGCGAGAAAGTATCCACATAACATTGCCGTGATCAGTATGGGGCACGAGACAACCTATCAAGCGTTAGATGAAGAAGCCAATCGATTAGCGAGCGTTTTACTAGAAGCACATATTTCAAAAGGTGATAAAGTAGCTATTTTTATGCCAAATGTTCGTGAGTTTGCGGCTCTTTATTTTGCCATTCAACGAGTTGGCGCCATTGTAGTTCCGGTAAATGCCAAGTTTGTGACGAGTGAACTTGAGTATGTTCTCACACATAGTGATGCGAAAGCTCTTTTCGTTCATGAATTGTTAATGGAGCAAGCAATAAATGTTCAATTTACTGGATTAAAAGTCAAAACAGGAAAGGAAATTGCTGGGTGGCAAAGTTATGCTGAACTTGTAGAGAAGGCAAATAATCGTGCAGTACGATGCGAGCTTGTAGAGGACGATGATTCAACATTACTTTATACCTCTGGTACGACTGGCAATCCCAAAGGCGTGTTACTGACAAATCGTAATGTGTTAGCCGTATCTCATATGATTGCGATTGAGATGGAAGTAAAACCTGAAAGTCGATTACTCATTATGATGCCACTAACCCATTCAGCTCCATTGAATTTATTCTTCGTAACAGCCATTTTAGTAGGAGCAACAGCTGTACTTACACCGACATTTACACCAGATTTATTTCTCGACACGATTGAAACATATCGAACCACACATTTCTTCGGCGCACCGGTAGCCTATCTATTAACTGCTTCAAATGAAAAGGTCAAAACAGCAGATTTATCTTCGATGAGATATTGGGTATATGGAGGGGCTCCATTATCGAAACAGGAAGTCGCTTATATTCAAGGGCAATTCCAAACAGATCGTCTCGTGTGTGTCTATGGCTTAACGGAAGCTGGTCCAAGTGGTACAATCCTACACGCGGAAGAGCATATAGAAAAGCCTGGATCTATCGGCCGACGCGCTCCATTCGGTACGGAAATCCGGATTATTAATGAGAATAATGAGGACGTTGCACCAGGTGAAATTGGTGAAGTTATTCTTTATGGTGAAGGAAATATGAAAGAATACTATAAAAATCCTGCGGAAACGAGCAAGGTATTGATTGATGGTTGGGTACGTTCGGGCGATTTGGCACGGATGGATGAGGATGGCTATTACTACATTGTCGACCGTAAGAAAGATATGATCATTTCTGGTGGTGTAAATATTTATCCTAAGGAAATTGAGGATGTCGTTTTGCAGCACCCAGCTATTTTTGAAACAGCGGTAATCGGTGTTCCACACCCAGAATGGGGTGAAACCGTAAAAATGATATATGCGGCGAAAACGGAGTTATCAGAACAGGAAGTCCGAATGTTTTTACAAGATAAAGTAGCAGCCTTTAAAATCCCAAAAATTTATGAGCAAGTAGAAGCATTGCCACGGAACGCAGCCGGAAAAATTTTAAAGCAGCGTCTAGGGAGGAACAGCATGCAAGTGTTGGCGAATAAGCAACAAAGGAATAATAATTTTTATGATGGTGACAAAACCCTACATCAAATTTTAAGGCAAAAGCTTACTCCAGAGCTTTTCGAGTATGCAGATCAGGAGCTACTTTCATTCGGTGAGCGCTGCGCTGGCCCAATTGATCAGCGTGCGAAAGTGACAGATAGAGAAGGTGAACCAAGATTGCAACGCTATGATGCATACGGAGAAGAAGTAAGCCGTGTTATTGTAAATGAAGGATATTTGCAAACGGTGAAGGAAACGTATGAAACAGGCATTGTTGGTTATGTGCATAAGGATATCCCTACACTTAATCAAAAGGGGAATTATGTATACAGCTTTGCACAAGGCTATCTCCTATCCCAAGCAGAACCTGGCTTCTATTGTCCAGTAACCTTAACGATGGCAACAGCATATTTATTAGATCACTATGCAAGTGACGAACTCAAGAATCGATTTCTACCTCATGTCATTGCAACAGGAGATGTAGAGCTTTATGAAGGGGCAACCTTTTTAACTGAACGTCAAGGAGGTTCTGATGTTGGAGCAAACACAGTAGAGGCAAGATGGGAAGAAGGTCAGTGGCGTCTATATGGTGAAAAATACTTTGCTTCCAATGCAGGTATGTGCGGCGTGGCAATGGTACTCGCTCGAAGACAAGATGCACCAAACGGTTCAAAAGGACTGACACTATTTGCGGTACCGTGGCACAGAGAAGATGGCGCACTTAACCATTTACGCATTCGTCGTTTAAAAGATAAATTAGGGGTAAAGGCGGTTCCATCAGGAGAGGTGGAATTTGAAGGAGCGATTTCTTACGTAGTGGGGGACCCTGATAAGGGGATTTATTATATGCTAGAAGCACTAAATTTATCTCGTATTTGCAATGCAGCTGCGTCTTTAGGCATCATGAAGCGTACTTTAGATGAAGCCCTTCATTATACAAGTGGTCGCACGGCATTTGGTCATACACTTACTGATTATCCAATGGTTCAAGAAACACTCTCAACACTAAAAGCAAAGTGGCATGCTTCTTTAATTGCGTTATTTGATTTAATTGAGCGATACGATAAAGTGACTAAGGGTTCAGCTGGCAATGAGGAACAACTTGTTGTGAGGCTCTTAATTGCGCTTTTAAAGAAAGAAACAGCAGAATATGCCATTCATTTCGCGCATGAATCGATTGAACTACACGGTGGAAATGGATTTATCGAGGATTTAGTAGTAGCAAGAATGCTTCGTGATGCACAAGTGCTAACGGTGTGGGAAGGGCCAGCTAATATATTGGCACATGAGCTAATCCGATTATCGAAAAAAAATGCGCATCAAACAATACTCTCTCAGCTTGGTTCTACATCTCATCCTATCTTAAAGCAACGTGTGGCTGAGTTACAGAAAAGGTTTGAAACGTTTGTAAACTTACCAGATGCCATTCAAACACTAGAAGCCAAACCATTAATGGTCGAGCTTACTAAAGTATTTGAAGCGGTATGTGCAGTTAGACACGGTGAATTACATGGTGAACGTGAGCAAAAGTTAGCTAGAATTTATATCGAACAGTATATAGAGAAGCGTCCGTTCGGCGAAGTACCACTAGCTGTAAAGTACTTCTCACAAGTTTAA
- a CDS encoding ATP-binding cassette domain-containing protein translates to MILFEAKKAFKKIDEFTLLSDVFLSISLGEKVAIVGKNGSGKSSLLKLIGGIYSETEGVVKRVQLNIGYVPEHFPKNIRFKLYDFLYLVGNMSSKVDQGLQKRIEQYAELFSITEFLYTPLKNCSKGTKQKAGLIQALLHNPDLLLLDEPLTGLDDKAKIELLNLLNSLGSDKTIIFTAHDPLLIDRLADRVLTVESGRIVSDTKASKNAKVRMIKAKVENRELLARIPSITYEFVKEDIVEISVSAKESDKILSMLLEQGCSIYELTEKR, encoded by the coding sequence ATGATACTATTTGAGGCAAAAAAGGCATTCAAGAAGATTGATGAATTCACGCTGCTAAGTGATGTATTCCTTAGTATATCTCTAGGTGAAAAAGTCGCGATTGTTGGGAAAAATGGCTCGGGAAAAAGTAGTCTGTTGAAACTTATAGGTGGGATCTATTCTGAAACTGAAGGGGTAGTAAAGCGAGTTCAACTAAACATTGGGTATGTCCCCGAACACTTTCCAAAAAATATTAGATTTAAACTATATGATTTTTTATATTTAGTAGGAAACATGTCTTCTAAAGTGGATCAAGGACTTCAAAAAAGAATTGAACAGTATGCTGAATTATTTTCAATTACAGAATTTTTATATACTCCTTTGAAGAATTGTTCAAAAGGGACAAAGCAAAAAGCGGGATTAATACAAGCACTATTACATAACCCTGATTTGTTACTATTAGACGAGCCGTTAACTGGATTGGATGATAAAGCAAAAATAGAACTTTTGAATCTACTAAACTCACTTGGAAGTGATAAAACCATTATTTTTACAGCACATGATCCCTTATTGATTGATAGATTAGCTGATAGAGTTTTAACTGTAGAAAGTGGAAGAATCGTCTCGGATACTAAAGCAAGCAAAAATGCGAAAGTAAGAATGATAAAAGCTAAAGTAGAAAATAGAGAGCTATTGGCTAGAATTCCATCCATTACTTATGAATTTGTAAAGGAAGATATTGTTGAAATCAGTGTTTCAGCAAAAGAATCTGATAAGATTTTGTCCATGTTATTGGAACAGGGATGTTCAATATACGAATTAACAGAGAAGAGGTAG
- a CDS encoding DUF2568 domain-containing protein, with amino-acid sequence MTSRFICEIVALIIFGIWGFQQGKMIGAIGVPYKENGNGILMKD; translated from the coding sequence ATCACAAGTAGATTTATTTGTGAAATAGTCGCTTTGATTATTTTTGGGATTTGGGGATTTCAGCAAGGGAAAATGATTGGAGCCATTGGAGTGCCCTATAAGGAAAACGGCAACGGCATACTAATGAAGGATTAA